In Pelosinus sp. IPA-1, a single window of DNA contains:
- a CDS encoding methyl-accepting chemotaxis protein: protein MNSIKTKLIIVVGLLISISLGILWTFNYWNTRQLLIIDTEEYLTLQAGTTGKQVGDFFDSRVAEISLMASSPTLVGGDQQAITSYLKDEEQRNKKYIRFFFTDQLGTVFYTDGTSANIAQRDYFKKVMETGQAFVPDPVISRVDGKPIITVVAPIKKGNKVVGILGGSVSLENAASDVVKVKVGQTGSAFIIKNDGVVIVHPDATKIMKANLQSDQDVDISLKAATEKMIKGESGITHYSDNNIDTYIAYAPISGTNWSIGVHVPVVEVMGKLQAFMLSAGISFVIILLLTIGIVFFFAGYLAKPIQVLSVFVNRIANGDLTGEGLEISAKDEIGSLAKSFELMANNLRNLLRQIGQTAEQLAASSQQLTANSEQSAQASGQVASLIVVVANEAEGQKASTNEVSKVMQNMNGGIQNVVEKTNTVTEATEKTAVSSMEGEKVVKDAIYQMQSIEDAVTDSAKVVEILGERSKEIGDIVGTISEIAGQTNLLALNAAIEAARAGEQGRGFAVVADEVRKLAEQSHSAASRIADLISEIQLEIDKAVVAMNKGTKEAQLGTEVINNAEVKFGAISQLVKEVTGQVRDIKVQIGIMAQNSETIVCEVRDVDIASKNMAARTQEISATIEEQSAASEELASSSKSLAMMAEELQEAVHKFKF from the coding sequence ATGAATTCAATTAAAACAAAGTTAATTATTGTCGTTGGTTTATTGATCTCAATATCGTTAGGCATTTTATGGACTTTTAACTATTGGAATACAAGGCAACTGTTAATCATAGATACAGAGGAATATCTTACGTTACAAGCTGGAACAACTGGGAAACAAGTAGGAGATTTTTTTGATTCACGTGTTGCCGAAATTAGTTTGATGGCAAGCTCGCCTACTTTAGTAGGGGGAGATCAGCAAGCAATTACTAGCTATTTGAAAGATGAAGAACAACGTAATAAAAAATATATTCGATTCTTTTTCACGGATCAATTAGGAACTGTTTTTTATACAGATGGAACAAGTGCAAATATTGCTCAACGTGATTATTTTAAGAAGGTTATGGAAACGGGACAAGCATTTGTGCCCGATCCAGTAATTTCACGTGTAGATGGAAAGCCGATCATTACTGTAGTAGCTCCGATAAAAAAAGGTAATAAAGTAGTGGGAATTTTAGGCGGTTCCGTGTCTTTGGAGAATGCGGCAAGTGACGTCGTAAAAGTAAAAGTAGGGCAAACAGGCAGCGCCTTTATAATAAAAAATGACGGTGTAGTGATTGTTCATCCAGATGCGACTAAAATAATGAAAGCTAATTTACAGTCTGACCAGGATGTAGACATCAGCTTAAAAGCTGCAACAGAAAAAATGATTAAAGGGGAAAGTGGCATTACCCACTACTCTGATAATAATATTGATACCTATATAGCGTATGCTCCCATCAGTGGAACGAATTGGAGTATTGGAGTGCATGTTCCAGTTGTTGAGGTCATGGGAAAACTTCAAGCCTTTATGCTTTCGGCAGGTATTAGTTTTGTTATTATACTCTTATTAACAATTGGAATTGTTTTCTTCTTTGCAGGCTATTTAGCGAAACCCATTCAAGTGCTAAGTGTTTTTGTTAACCGTATTGCTAACGGTGATCTAACAGGGGAAGGTCTAGAAATTAGCGCAAAAGATGAAATCGGAAGCTTAGCAAAGTCGTTTGAATTAATGGCAAATAATTTACGCAATCTATTAAGACAGATTGGACAAACAGCAGAACAATTAGCTGCATCTTCACAGCAATTGACTGCCAACTCTGAACAGTCGGCCCAAGCTTCCGGTCAAGTTGCATCCTTGATAGTAGTCGTGGCAAATGAGGCGGAAGGGCAAAAGGCTTCTACAAATGAAGTGTCAAAGGTAATGCAAAACATGAATGGTGGAATACAAAATGTAGTTGAAAAAACCAATACTGTGACAGAGGCGACGGAAAAGACAGCTGTTTCTTCTATGGAAGGTGAGAAGGTTGTCAAGGACGCTATTTACCAAATGCAGAGTATTGAAGATGCTGTAACTGATTCTGCCAAAGTAGTAGAAATATTGGGAGAAAGATCAAAGGAAATCGGGGACATTGTTGGAACAATTTCTGAGATCGCAGGGCAAACAAATCTCTTAGCGTTAAACGCTGCCATAGAAGCAGCAAGAGCTGGTGAACAAGGCCGTGGATTTGCAGTAGTAGCTGATGAAGTACGCAAATTAGCTGAGCAGTCTCACAGTGCTGCTAGTCGCATTGCGGATTTAATTAGTGAAATTCAGTTAGAAATAGATAAAGCAGTAGTAGCGATGAACAAGGGGACGAAAGAGGCCCAATTAGGTACAGAAGTGATCAATAATGCAGAAGTAAAGTTTGGTGCGATTTCTCAGTTAGTTAAAGAAGTTACTGGGCAAGTAAGAGATATAAAAGTACAAATCGGAATCATGGCACAAAATAGTGAGACGATTGTTTGTGAAGTACGTGATGTAGACATTGCCAGTAAAAATATGGCGGCAAGAACGCAAGAAATTTCTGCAACGATTGAAGAACAATCAGCAGCATCAGAAGAACTAGCTTCTTCAAGCAAAAGTTTAGCCATGATGGCCGAGGAATTGCAAGAAGCCGTACATAAATTTAAATTTTGA
- a CDS encoding sigma 54-interacting transcriptional regulator, with product MSYKGQDNVDDLKNVLSSPESAEKWYIQILNSINNGILVTDEQLVVRYINSEYTRITNVKEDEIIGFHLLKVRPGALLPQVVTTGKPLLGQYRREGEVEYIVDMAPIIVEGNIVGGVSVVKDITEVRRLSEEVKKIAKKTGRLKTMVDRIYKAKYTFDDIIGNSIPMNEAIRVAKRAAQGEADILITGESGTGKELFAQAIHNASNRQMGPFVALNCAAIAPSLIESELFGYEEGAFTGAKKGGRIGLFEIASGGTIFLDEIAELSLEVQAKLLRVLQERSIRRIGETSEVSIDIRVMAATNKDLYRMVQEGKFRADVYYRLNVLNVHLPPLKERGFDITLLANNFFQFYFRKIGKSFEVDKKVMEVLLQYSWSGNVRELRNVIEYAVNMCDENDIITILHLPKWFKIDDERQRIPTSSLAEMVQDFERRTIKNAIQHYGSSVEAKQRIAKELGISVATLYNKIKILETQNRE from the coding sequence ATGTCTTACAAGGGACAAGATAATGTTGATGATCTTAAAAATGTGTTGTCTTCTCCAGAATCTGCTGAAAAATGGTATATACAAATACTGAATTCAATAAATAATGGGATCTTAGTCACTGATGAACAACTAGTTGTTCGCTATATCAATTCGGAATATACCCGCATTACAAATGTTAAGGAGGATGAAATCATAGGATTTCACCTCCTTAAAGTTCGACCTGGTGCTTTGCTGCCTCAAGTGGTTACGACGGGAAAACCTCTTCTTGGACAATATAGACGAGAGGGAGAGGTTGAGTATATCGTAGACATGGCGCCAATCATTGTAGAGGGAAATATCGTTGGTGGTGTGTCAGTAGTGAAAGATATTACTGAAGTCCGACGATTATCGGAAGAAGTTAAAAAAATTGCCAAAAAGACAGGCCGTTTAAAAACAATGGTTGATCGGATCTATAAAGCAAAGTACACATTTGATGATATTATAGGAAATAGTATTCCAATGAATGAGGCAATAAGAGTGGCAAAAAGAGCAGCCCAAGGAGAGGCGGATATACTGATTACGGGAGAAAGTGGTACAGGTAAAGAACTTTTCGCCCAAGCAATTCACAATGCAAGTAATCGACAAATGGGCCCATTTGTGGCGCTGAACTGTGCTGCTATTGCTCCTTCTTTAATCGAAAGCGAATTATTTGGCTATGAAGAGGGGGCATTTACTGGAGCAAAAAAAGGAGGTAGGATTGGTCTATTTGAGATTGCAAGTGGTGGCACAATTTTCTTAGATGAAATTGCTGAACTCAGTCTTGAAGTACAGGCTAAATTACTACGGGTATTACAAGAAAGGTCAATACGACGTATTGGTGAAACGAGTGAAGTTTCGATTGATATTCGAGTTATGGCAGCTACCAATAAAGATTTGTATCGTATGGTGCAAGAAGGAAAGTTTCGAGCAGATGTTTATTATCGTCTCAATGTATTGAATGTACACCTGCCACCTCTTAAAGAGAGAGGATTTGATATAACTTTATTGGCAAATAATTTTTTTCAGTTCTATTTTCGCAAAATTGGCAAAAGTTTTGAAGTAGATAAAAAAGTGATGGAAGTCCTCTTGCAGTATTCATGGTCTGGTAATGTGCGAGAACTACGTAACGTAATTGAGTATGCGGTAAACATGTGTGATGAGAACGATATAATAACTATATTACATTTGCCCAAGTGGTTTAAGATTGATGATGAACGCCAAAGAATTCCTACTAGTTCGTTAGCGGAGATGGTGCAGGACTTTGAAAGAAGAACAATTAAAAATGCCATACAACATTATGGATCGAGTGTAGAGGCAAAGCAGAGGATTGCAAAAGAACTCGGTATTTCTGTTGCTACGCTTTATAATAAAATTAAAATATTGGAAACACAAAATAGAGAGTGA
- the atoD gene encoding acetate CoA-transferase subunit alpha codes for MNKVVLHEELYSLFKDNGTVMVGGFMGVGTPTSLVGILVDKGIKDITLIASDTATPDTGVGPLIVNRQVKKVITSHIGTNPETGKQMIAGELEVELTPQGTLAEKIRAGGAGLGGFLTPTGIGTVVEEGKQKLLVNGKEYLLEVPLKADIALLKAFKADRAGNLVFRQSARNFNPIMALAADMVIVEVEELVEIGQIAPDEVMTPGVLVDKIVCCGRRI; via the coding sequence TTGAATAAAGTAGTACTACATGAAGAACTATATTCCCTTTTTAAGGATAATGGGACAGTTATGGTAGGCGGATTTATGGGAGTGGGAACACCTACGTCCTTAGTGGGCATTTTAGTAGACAAAGGAATCAAAGACATTACACTGATTGCTAGCGATACAGCTACTCCTGATACTGGTGTTGGACCATTAATTGTAAATCGGCAAGTAAAAAAAGTAATTACATCTCATATCGGGACAAATCCAGAAACGGGCAAACAAATGATAGCAGGCGAGCTAGAGGTAGAGCTTACACCACAAGGGACTCTCGCCGAAAAAATTCGGGCGGGTGGTGCCGGACTAGGTGGATTTTTGACTCCTACGGGTATTGGAACAGTAGTTGAAGAAGGGAAACAAAAATTACTGGTAAATGGAAAAGAATATTTACTGGAAGTTCCGCTAAAAGCTGATATAGCATTGTTGAAAGCATTTAAGGCTGATAGGGCAGGAAATCTGGTTTTTCGTCAATCTGCTCGTAATTTCAATCCAATTATGGCATTGGCTGCAGATATGGTAATTGTTGAAGTAGAAGAACTTGTTGAAATTGGACAGATTGCTCCAGATGAAGTAATGACCCCAGGGGTTCTCGTTGATAAAATTGTTTGCTGTGGGAGGCGTATTTAA
- a CDS encoding 3-oxoacid CoA-transferase subunit B, giving the protein MVAYSAKEIIACRVAAEMEDGDVVNLGIGLPTLVPNYLQEDIKITLQSENGFLGLAPLSGAPDLDLVNAGGKPAGIFPGGATFDSLMSFALIRGGHVDVTVLGGLQVDQSGNLANWMVPGKMIPGMGGAMDLVAGSKKVIVAMEHTAKDGSAKIIKECNLPLTGKGVVSLIVTELAVIRVTSEGLVLEEISPNVTLEEVIAKTEAQLTISDTLAPMKGISKLDNI; this is encoded by the coding sequence ATGGTAGCGTATAGTGCAAAAGAAATCATTGCTTGTAGAGTAGCAGCGGAAATGGAGGATGGGGACGTGGTAAATTTGGGAATTGGTTTACCAACTCTAGTTCCAAACTATTTGCAGGAAGATATAAAAATTACTCTTCAATCGGAAAATGGGTTTTTAGGCTTAGCTCCATTAAGTGGCGCTCCTGATCTAGATTTGGTCAATGCAGGTGGTAAGCCTGCAGGTATTTTCCCTGGGGGAGCTACATTTGATAGTCTAATGTCATTTGCCTTGATTCGAGGCGGGCACGTTGATGTAACAGTGCTTGGTGGATTACAGGTTGATCAAAGTGGTAATTTAGCCAATTGGATGGTTCCCGGGAAGATGATTCCCGGCATGGGGGGAGCAATGGATTTGGTTGCTGGATCAAAAAAGGTTATTGTTGCTATGGAGCATACAGCAAAAGATGGCTCAGCAAAAATAATTAAAGAATGCAATCTTCCCCTCACAGGTAAAGGGGTTGTTTCTTTGATTGTAACTGAACTTGCTGTAATTAGAGTTACATCTGAAGGGCTGGTACTTGAAGAAATATCGCCTAACGTTACTTTGGAAGAAGTAATTGCAAAGACGGAAGCACAACTAACGATCAGTGATACCTTGGCTCCTATGAAGGGGATAAGTAAATTAGATAACATATAA
- a CDS encoding acetyl-CoA C-acetyltransferase, with the protein MKEVVIVSAVRTAIGSYNGSLAEVSAVELGALVIKEAITRAKIDSVEVEEVIMGNVLQAGLGQNPARQSALKAGLAIEVPALSINKVCGSGLEAVNLAARAILAGDADIIVAGGMESMSNAPYLLEKARRGYRMGHSELIDSMIRDGLWCATNNYHMGITAENVAQKYDITREMQDELAAISQENAVKAIAEGRFKEEIVPVVIPQKKGDPIVFDTDEHPKKGTTVEKLATLRTAFQKDGSVTAGNASGLNDGAAAFVVMSLDKAKELKLTPLARIRSFASAGVDPSIMGMGPVPASLKALAKTGLTVKDLDLIEANEAFAAQFLAVGKELGLEKEKVNVNGGAIALGHPVGASGARILVTLLHAMKRRNAKVGLATLCIGGGQGVATIVEKM; encoded by the coding sequence ATGAAAGAAGTTGTAATTGTTAGTGCGGTGCGTACGGCAATTGGTAGCTATAATGGTAGTTTAGCAGAAGTTTCTGCAGTGGAATTGGGAGCATTAGTAATTAAAGAAGCGATTACACGAGCGAAAATAGATTCAGTAGAAGTGGAAGAAGTCATTATGGGGAACGTTCTGCAGGCTGGTTTAGGGCAGAACCCTGCTCGTCAATCCGCTCTTAAAGCTGGATTAGCAATCGAAGTGCCTGCCCTTAGTATTAATAAGGTATGCGGATCGGGCTTGGAGGCTGTTAATTTGGCTGCACGGGCAATATTAGCTGGTGATGCTGATATTATTGTAGCCGGCGGCATGGAAAGCATGAGCAATGCTCCGTATTTACTGGAAAAAGCACGCCGTGGTTATCGAATGGGACATAGTGAATTAATCGACTCCATGATTAGAGATGGTCTATGGTGTGCAACAAACAACTATCATATGGGGATCACCGCTGAGAATGTGGCGCAAAAGTATGATATTACTCGTGAAATGCAGGATGAATTGGCAGCGATTAGTCAAGAAAATGCAGTTAAAGCGATTGCTGAGGGACGATTTAAAGAGGAAATTGTCCCTGTAGTTATTCCGCAAAAAAAAGGAGATCCTATCGTATTTGATACAGATGAACATCCTAAAAAGGGGACCACAGTTGAAAAGTTAGCTACTTTACGAACCGCTTTTCAAAAAGACGGATCTGTAACGGCAGGAAATGCCTCTGGTCTTAATGATGGGGCAGCTGCATTTGTTGTTATGTCTCTTGATAAAGCGAAAGAATTAAAGCTTACACCCTTGGCCCGCATTCGTTCCTTTGCTTCTGCGGGGGTAGATCCTAGTATTATGGGAATGGGACCTGTACCTGCATCCCTTAAGGCTTTAGCTAAAACTGGGCTAACTGTAAAAGATCTTGACTTAATTGAAGCCAATGAGGCTTTTGCAGCCCAATTTTTAGCAGTAGGAAAGGAATTGGGTCTTGAAAAAGAAAAAGTGAATGTAAATGGTGGTGCTATAGCTCTTGGTCATCCTGTAGGAGCCAGCGGGGCAAGAATTTTAGTAACATTGCTTCATGCGATGAAACGAAGAAATGCTAAGGTAGGTTTGGCGACACTTTGCATTGGTGGGGGACAAGGTGTAGCGACAATAGTAGAAAAAATGTGA
- a CDS encoding TVP38/TMEM64 family protein, translating to MRNNSQLVMRTAVVGVVGIMSVICYLLAPDFINRMIHLFLQGNVAGSIEFIQSYGPYAMLVSFLIIVFINIVAVLPNFLIVAANGVIFGVVEGTLISWIGESVGVIISFILMRYLFRTNAQSIIARSKSLKRIDDFSGKRGLQIMLVARSIPFVPSGLITAIGALSSIGLADYTIATFIGKLPSAFIEVTLGHDLLSYREHVVRLSLLAVISALAYYLFVHHKKSQSH from the coding sequence ATGAGAAACAATAGTCAACTTGTGATGCGTACTGCCGTAGTTGGTGTTGTTGGTATTATGTCTGTCATTTGTTATTTGTTGGCACCCGATTTTATAAACAGGATGATTCATCTGTTTTTGCAAGGCAATGTCGCTGGAAGTATTGAGTTTATCCAATCATATGGGCCTTATGCCATGCTTGTGAGTTTTCTAATTATAGTATTTATTAACATTGTTGCCGTTTTGCCCAATTTTTTGATTGTAGCAGCCAATGGAGTCATTTTTGGTGTAGTAGAAGGCACGCTGATTTCATGGATTGGAGAATCAGTCGGCGTAATTATTAGTTTTATTTTAATGCGGTATTTGTTTCGCACTAACGCACAGAGCATCATTGCGCGTAGCAAGAGCCTAAAGAGGATTGATGACTTTAGTGGGAAAAGGGGCTTGCAAATTATGTTAGTGGCACGGAGTATTCCTTTTGTCCCATCCGGGCTCATTACTGCCATAGGAGCACTTAGCAGTATTGGGTTAGCAGACTATACCATAGCAACATTTATTGGGAAGCTGCCATCGGCATTTATAGAAGTTACGTTAGGGCATGATTTGCTATCTTATCGGGAGCATGTAGTGCGATTGTCTTTATTAGCAGTAATTTCCGCACTAGCGTACTACTTATTTGTACATCACAAAAAGAGCCAAAGTCACTAA
- a CDS encoding thioesterase family protein, translated as MITVREKVRFVETDMMGVAHHSNHFRWFEMGRVEYLRQAGISLIDLMNEGIVFPITHVECQYRASAKFDDYILIETTLTEVSPVKMVFTYRIIREIDGVLLAAGKTINVFSTSQGKIVRLPGVYFNKLKMAFENKENQCI; from the coding sequence ATGATTACGGTACGAGAGAAAGTGCGCTTTGTAGAAACAGATATGATGGGAGTAGCACATCATTCCAATCATTTTCGCTGGTTTGAGATGGGGCGGGTAGAGTATTTACGCCAAGCAGGTATTTCGTTGATTGATCTGATGAATGAGGGAATTGTTTTTCCAATTACTCATGTTGAGTGTCAGTATCGTGCATCTGCCAAATTTGACGATTATATTTTAATTGAAACGACATTGACGGAAGTATCGCCTGTGAAAATGGTGTTTACATATAGAATTATTAGAGAAATTGATGGAGTATTATTAGCTGCTGGTAAGACTATAAATGTTTTTTCTACTAGTCAGGGAAAAATTGTTCGCTTGCCAGGTGTTTATTTTAATAAGCTTAAAATGGCTTTTGAAAACAAGGAAAATCAATGTATATAA
- the murI gene encoding glutamate racemase — MNRNAPIGVFDSGIGGLTVVKELMKFMPQEDLIYFGDTARTPYGSRPPAEIISFMHQILSFFTAQEVKLAVVACNTMTALGLEMAKTQYPFSLVGVNTGADLAYEVSKNKKIGVMATQATITSENHARAIHKKDLDAFVYQQPCPKLVPLIENKQVEGQDIELAIAEYLLPMKQAGIDAVILGCTHYPFVSSVIEKTIGNDIRIIDPARETAMEAKQLLEAQGQLSNRTQGKVRLCFSTDLERAKKMASFMFDIKEVEFELVNLEEFTQ, encoded by the coding sequence TTGAATAGGAATGCACCCATTGGTGTTTTTGATTCAGGGATTGGCGGCCTTACGGTTGTGAAGGAATTGATGAAATTCATGCCGCAAGAAGATTTAATTTATTTTGGGGATACGGCACGCACACCTTATGGATCTCGTCCTCCCGCAGAAATTATTTCATTTATGCATCAAATCCTTAGCTTTTTTACAGCGCAAGAGGTGAAATTGGCAGTAGTTGCCTGTAATACAATGACGGCTTTAGGTTTGGAAATGGCAAAAACCCAATATCCTTTTTCTTTAGTTGGGGTGAATACAGGAGCAGATTTAGCGTATGAGGTTAGTAAAAATAAAAAAATAGGTGTAATGGCAACCCAAGCCACCATTACCAGTGAAAATCATGCTAGGGCAATTCATAAAAAGGATCTGGATGCTTTTGTTTATCAACAACCGTGTCCTAAATTGGTTCCCTTAATTGAGAACAAGCAGGTTGAAGGACAGGATATCGAATTGGCAATTGCCGAATATTTGCTGCCAATGAAGCAGGCAGGTATTGATGCTGTGATATTAGGTTGTACTCATTATCCTTTTGTAAGTTCGGTTATCGAGAAAACAATAGGGAATGATATTCGTATTATCGATCCTGCTAGAGAAACGGCAATGGAAGCAAAGCAGTTATTAGAGGCACAAGGACAATTATCGAATCGAACGCAAGGTAAAGTACGATTGTGTTTTTCAACAGATTTGGAACGGGCCAAAAAAATGGCTAGTTTTATGTTTGATATAAAGGAAGTAGAGTTTGAATTAGTGAATTTAGAAGAATTTACTCAATAA
- a CDS encoding coenzyme F420-0:L-glutamate ligase, which yields MAELELKPVGTRILTDKDNIVDMIEKYAKQDIGPDDVVSVAESVVAITQGRVTRPEDLKVCFMARVLCRFVPQKGSLSSVYGMQSAMDAEGKWRILFAMIIGMLAKIVGRNGVFYELAGPQAALVDDVTGTMPPFDKCLVYGPHDPNGVAEEIKRRLGCYGAAVADVNDLKRAAVLGVSEGLDPKNLAKILIDNPFGNASQRTPIVIIKNYAVVAKMAKSQA from the coding sequence ATGGCAGAACTTGAACTTAAACCAGTAGGTACACGTATTTTAACTGATAAAGACAATATTGTAGATATGATTGAAAAATATGCAAAACAAGATATTGGGCCAGATGACGTGGTATCCGTAGCAGAAAGTGTAGTTGCGATTACCCAAGGAAGAGTGACAAGACCAGAAGATTTAAAAGTATGTTTTATGGCAAGGGTTTTATGCCGTTTTGTTCCTCAAAAGGGTAGCCTATCCAGCGTATATGGCATGCAGTCAGCAATGGATGCGGAAGGAAAATGGCGTATTTTGTTTGCAATGATTATTGGGATGTTAGCTAAGATCGTAGGTAGGAATGGTGTTTTCTATGAGCTGGCTGGTCCACAGGCTGCTTTAGTAGATGATGTGACGGGTACTATGCCGCCTTTTGATAAATGCTTGGTGTATGGACCGCATGATCCCAATGGTGTTGCCGAAGAAATTAAGCGTCGGTTAGGCTGCTATGGTGCAGCAGTAGCTGATGTAAATGATCTAAAGCGGGCTGCAGTACTTGGTGTTTCAGAAGGTCTTGATCCTAAAAATTTAGCGAAAATTTTAATCGATAATCCTTTTGGCAATGCATCTCAGCGAACACCAATCGTTATTATTAAGAATTATGCAGTAGTTGCGAAAATGGCTAAAAGCCAGGCATAA
- a CDS encoding hydantoinase/oxoprolinase family protein: MFLGLDVGGTFTDGVAVSAGKIISTVKTPTTHNNLLECILRAIDKVVLDTGNKNFERIALSTTIVTNALVEDKIDKVGLCIMPGPGMNIKDALPKEPYIVSGYIDHRGHEVARPTEEEVMSACRHFSSCDIFAISGKFAVRNPSYESMIADWIRKKVKPSHISLGARVSGSLNFLRRTNSAYYNGAVWRHFNQFATAVEDALLSRGIFGPVYVLKADGGTLPLAVAREFPVEAIFTGPAASVLGIMSLHPTRSPAVSLDIGGTTTDIALWQKGTPIFAEQGAKVAGYATSVRGFRLKSIGIGGDSFVRWEKNALKVGPMRYGPAMAVGGSKPTITDAMIASGLIEFGDKELALNAMKELALEGQTPYEVANMALDEAVTCIYQAVMSLLAEQEAEPVYRVEDIVQGRRINIEQILGVGGGATGLIPLVAKKMGLSYQLPDHGMVANAIGAAVARPTLDLTLRADTVKGFYTVAELGIKNRLPKSRFSLEDASLLAEQHLAELAKVTGIFLGETELIQAEEFNVIRGFNTVGKIITCRLQVKPGVLLPSKEVF; the protein is encoded by the coding sequence ATGTTCTTAGGGCTTGATGTAGGTGGCACATTTACCGACGGGGTAGCAGTTTCGGCAGGAAAAATTATCAGTACAGTAAAAACCCCCACGACTCATAATAATCTTCTAGAGTGTATCTTAAGAGCAATTGATAAAGTAGTCCTAGATACCGGTAATAAAAATTTTGAAAGAATCGCATTATCCACTACGATTGTTACCAATGCCTTAGTTGAAGACAAGATTGATAAGGTTGGCTTATGCATTATGCCAGGCCCAGGAATGAATATAAAAGATGCCCTGCCCAAAGAACCCTATATTGTATCGGGCTATATTGATCACCGTGGCCATGAGGTTGCTCGGCCGACAGAGGAAGAAGTGATGTCAGCTTGTCGTCATTTTTCGTCATGCGATATTTTTGCTATTTCCGGGAAATTTGCCGTGCGTAATCCTAGTTATGAATCGATGATTGCTGATTGGATTAGGAAAAAGGTCAAACCAAGTCATATCAGTTTAGGGGCAAGGGTATCAGGATCTCTTAATTTCTTGCGGCGAACAAACTCAGCATATTACAATGGGGCGGTATGGCGTCATTTTAATCAATTCGCTACGGCGGTGGAAGATGCTTTATTATCGAGGGGAATCTTTGGCCCTGTATATGTATTAAAAGCAGATGGTGGAACCTTACCTTTGGCAGTTGCTCGCGAATTTCCAGTAGAAGCTATTTTTACTGGTCCAGCAGCGAGTGTACTAGGTATTATGTCCCTACATCCGACGAGAAGTCCTGCTGTCTCACTTGATATTGGAGGTACTACTACAGATATTGCATTGTGGCAGAAAGGCACACCAATTTTTGCTGAGCAGGGAGCTAAGGTTGCTGGCTATGCAACATCAGTTCGTGGGTTTCGCCTTAAATCCATAGGAATCGGTGGCGATAGTTTTGTGCGGTGGGAAAAGAATGCTTTAAAGGTTGGTCCCATGCGTTATGGTCCTGCCATGGCTGTCGGCGGGTCTAAACCAACGATAACCGATGCGATGATTGCTAGTGGATTGATTGAGTTTGGTGATAAAGAATTGGCGTTAAATGCTATGAAGGAGTTGGCCTTAGAAGGGCAAACACCGTATGAAGTAGCAAATATGGCATTGGATGAGGCTGTTACTTGCATATACCAGGCTGTGATGTCCTTATTGGCTGAACAGGAGGCTGAGCCTGTATATCGCGTTGAAGATATTGTGCAGGGCAGGAGAATAAATATCGAACAAATTCTTGGTGTTGGAGGTGGAGCCACAGGGCTTATACCTTTAGTTGCTAAGAAGATGGGGCTAAGTTACCAGCTTCCAGATCATGGTATGGTAGCCAATGCGATTGGTGCAGCGGTAGCTAGGCCTACATTAGATCTTACGTTAAGAGCAGATACGGTAAAGGGATTTTATACCGTTGCCGAACTGGGGATAAAAAATAGACTGCCAAAGTCTAGATTTTCCTTAGAAGATGCATCCTTATTAGCTGAACAGCATTTGGCAGAATTAGCCAAGGTTACCGGAATTTTTCTTGGTGAGACAGAATTAATACAGGCAGAAGAATTTAATGTAATTCGTGGTTTTAATACAGTGGGGAAGATTATAACCTGCCGGTTACAAGTTAAGCCTGGTGTATTATTGCCTAGTAAGGAGGTGTTCTAA